The following nucleotide sequence is from Myxocyprinus asiaticus isolate MX2 ecotype Aquarium Trade chromosome 21, UBuf_Myxa_2, whole genome shotgun sequence.
tctggaaagggctgtatgtgtgaatgcaGCTAtagtattttggtctgttctcacacaaaattgattagatcgcttaaaacatggattaaaccactggagtcatatggatttattttatactgtctttgtgttttttgaagcttcaaagttttgatcacatttcacttgcattgtatggacctacagagctgaaatattcttcttaaaatcttcgtttgtgttctgggatggcatgaggtaaaTGATGAGTGAGTTTAaagtgacctattcctttaacataaaaatacaaatatatttaaataaatatttatttttctgacaCATATTAAagtatatttctaaaaataaaatgtatagttttttttttttttttttttatgctgacaGAGCAAGTAAAAACTACTTGTACAAAGGGGCCAGTAGAGCAAATCCTTATTATTGAGCCCTAAAATGGGATCGAGACATATTGCAGGCAAGGTTTGAACCTGTGTAACCCACATGAGCATCACATCTCAACATGTTAGGAGCATGTGTACTAACCACTGCACCACAAATAGGCTGGTGTCTGACTTGAGCTGCACAGCTATTAGTAACCAATAATTACAAACAATCTCCTCTGAGTAACCAGCCacatttttctgtctttttctgaGGGGTTACTTCCACAGATCTCAAGGTGGGATCTATGCCGTGCTGTCTCATGGGTCACATACTTTAGAGGTAACTTTCCCCTTCTCCCAGACCAATGACTTGAACGGATATAAGTTGACCTCAAAAATcctatactgtacatgtaaatcCTAACAGTATATGCAAGTACGCACAGACTCTCAGGTGAATAGATGTTAGACATTTCATGCTTGTTCCACCTGATCTGTGTTTGTCAGCATGTTGCACACAGAGGTTACTACACTCCTCCAACTCAGCACAACTCgctccatcacacacacacacacacacacacacacacacaaaatctgcaAACCCCTGCAtttcagacaaacacacaaatagcTACCTGTGTCCCTCTCATcaactatctcacacacacacacatacttgtgTCCTTCCCTCTTCGTTCCTGCAGGTCATGAGGACACACTCAGCATCAGCctttaatatacacacacacgcaacatCATTCCCTCAACTGTATTTAATCACAGGTTGCTATTATTTATCAGACTGTGAGATTTTCTTCATagattgactgtgtgtgtgtgtgtttcattggACTGTATCCACCAGGTTGTCATCAGTGTGTAATATATTCATACAGTCTCTGAGGCCTGGGTCAGCAGTCCTTCCATTCTCTGCAGGTCAAGGGCATCCAAAACACAAGGAGTCACATGACTTCACACACAAATCACCCATGAGCTTGACACACTACACCCTCTCTGTGCACATTTCCAAGCCTGAATGACACTGAACATCTTAAAAAAACACACTGCTGTTTATCACACTTTTAAAGGACTGATAAAACTGTCCTCAAGCATTAAATGAATAGCTAGAGTTTGAGTCCATATGTTTGCCTGTGAACATCCTTACAAAACTGACTATGGTATTAGTTTCCACCATAGTTACTTACTAGTTACTagttactaaaataaaaatgtggtaaCTTGATATCAGCCACAACTGacataaaaaagaaattaaaagctGTAAGCTTGAACTGTTTAAAGGTGATCACATATGCATTTATCGTTATTTTAAAGTAGCAATAGCAATTACTGTATTACCTATTGTATTATGGCTGAAACTATGGTAAACATGTTGACGTTtaccattgttgttgttgttttttttttttttttgtttgtttgtttttttaatgtgagATTATGTATTTGTTCAGAGATCCCAAATCAGCAATAACATAACTCTGCAAAAACAGTGAATGGCTTAGGCTATACCATATTAGGATTCATATGTTATATAAAAATAGGTGAGAAATAGAAGTGGGTGAGTGATGCAGCTGTCATAAAAACATCTGTTTACTGCAATCAGATGTTGAAACACTGACCTGACAGCACATTTAACCACACCAGAAGCAAATAATATCACTTTTTGTCTTGTGAAGATATGTAAAGCCGCACATCTAGGTATGTGAATGTTTACATTGATATCTGTACAGGTTCAAATGAGAGATCTGACAACAGTTACTCACAGCGTGTGACCACACACATTGACCATCAGCTTTAGAGATGGATTTCTGTATTTCGTCGTCTTGCACCTCGGGCATCCCTGATCAtccattattaataatatttgttaGAGATATTTGAGTCCGTCTGCAAAAGAACAAACAGAAATCAACAGAGCTCACAGTGGTGTTATAATCAAATTCTTCCTGGAGGAAACAAACACGTGTCATAGAAAGTTCCTACTCAAGCGATCTGCTGGACTTTGAGCACTGTACAGCgctgacggacagacagacagacagacagacagacagacagacagacagatagatagaattttaattttaaaataaatatcaaagaAATAATTTTGTCCAgctcggatggatggatggatggatgtccaTGTTGCCCATGCCAAAATCCGCCcctggtttcaaaagtatagccacaagacttaaaatgTGCCTGCTAACataattttagtttgataaaatcacttacaaagcttttctgtgtaaagttatgtcaaATTTTTACgatgttatgtcaacaaaccctaaaatgactgttaaaatgatgatttaaaaaacttttagctcaaatattacatgagttttaaaagaagaattaatgtaagtgcttttataaaattagaagcttcatatttctgtcttcaaaccctccaaaagccccattcacttccattgtaaatgtctcaatGTAACccagttttttgctttttataaagaaaaggagaggaaagacaaaataattttttggagtAATCAATAATacgccacagatgctgttgattgagcttaacttgtattaaacccgcaATATTACTTTAAAGGTAAAATGTgaaaaactacattttttttttattattaaattttgttaaaaattgcatAGTTTGGGCTAATTTGATGGAATCTTGTAATGTAATTGAATTGCGTaactcttaaaaataggctaaaacatTTTCCAATGTAGccaataaattaatttgattattttattatgaatataACTAAATTCAGTTTGAAGATCCCATATTAGCCATATTCTTTTGATACTTACAATATTTGCAGTATGGTTTATGGCACAGACATTGGTTACCATGTAAAAAATGTGTGAAGGATATTGCCATAAGAAGAACAGCTTCTAAAACAAGAACCCCATTTCAAACAGACATGAACTGAATTGAAAGGGTAGGGCtcgtcgttttttttttttttctgtgtcgtTTGAAGTGTCTGTATGAGCAGTCTGAATCTCTTGAGCTCAAAGTAAACAGAGCACCACACAAAAGGCTCGACGTCTCACCTAGCGCAGGTGAGCCGCGGGAGCGCGTCACGGTTGAGTGACAGCCGAATTTTAATGGCTCGCCTTTGATCTGTGTTCGCTCCACCCTTTTCGAATCTTCGTTTAGCCAATCACGTGTCCCGCAATCTAGTTGCGGAGAAGTCGCGCTGGAGCGAAAGGCATAAGCTATCCACTTACAGAGACACCCGATATCAATCGCATGGCGCACGGGTAACCCGATCGGCTTGGGCAAAAACGAGGCGGGGTGAAAGACTAAAGAAATCTGAACTGTAGAATAATAACAATGTCTGTTTCCTCTAGTGAAGTGACAGTGGCAAGCGAcatcaaaaaggaaaatgtgaAGTACACGGAGCCTCTCGAGAGCTCCAAGGGGAGTATGGAGCACGTCAGACTCCTGACTCTGGACACTCCGGTGGCCGCCGGGATGCTCGTAAGGCAGCAGCAGCAGACCTCTCCACCGGAGCGCAAGATGCACATTATGGACTCTTTGTCTACGCATAGTTCTCCCACAGCCACCTCTTTGGCTTTCTCGCCGGAGCAGGTTGCTTGCGTTTGCGAGGCGCTTCAGCAGGGAGGCAACGTGGATCGGCTCGCCCGGTTTCTGTGGTCTCTCCCACAGAGCGACTTACTGCGCGGTAACGAGAGTATCCTCCGCGCTCAGGCGCTGGTAGCTTTCCACCAAGCGCGCTACCAGGAGCTCTACAGTATCCTGGAGAGCCACAGCTTCAGCCCTTCGTGCCACTCTGCCCTGCAGGACTTATGGTACAAAGCGCGTTACACAGAGGCGGAGAAGGCCCGCGGAAGACCGCTGGGCGCAGTGGATAAATATCGCCTGCGACGGAAGTATCCTCTGCCCCGGACCATCTGGGATGGAGAGGAGACGGTGTACTGCTTCAAAGAACGCTCCAGGAACGCGCTGAAGGACCTCTATAAGCAGAACCGGTACCCGTCCCCAGCCGAGAAGAGGAATCTggccaaaatcacaggactatcTCTGACACAGGTCAGCAACTGGTTCAAAAACAGGAGGCAGAGAGACAGAAACCCCTCCGAGGCGCAGTCCAAAAGGTGAGCAAAGTTATGAACCCACCAGGTTCACAAATAGCTACAACActaaaagaaagaatgaatgaatggagaAACAGTCCAGACCAAGTATGATGAAGTTTTATTGACAACATGACTACTGATATACACAACAGTTAAATCAATAATTGATAGCTATTATCCAAATGCcacatttcattatttaaaacaaGGTACCGTGTCTCCTTGGCTTATCATGTGTGCTATGCTGAAAGCGTGGGTATGCTCATTTCCACATTTGACAGAGTTAATGAATAACACAATTCCAGCGGTCTCAGGTAGTCTACTTGACCCTGATGTTTGGATACTGGGAGCTTAATTTAGCTGCCTGTGCGCCGAGGACgcacaaaaattacaaaattgcTGGTTGGCTGTCATTTTAAAGTTTGTCTTAACGGTTGTGTTGCCAAATTATTGTAGGCTCAATTTAAAAGCATATTTGCACACATTTTTAAAGGCAACTTCTGTAGTTCCAAACGTGTGCATTGAATGTATCGCGTGAGTCGCTCCCTCGTGCGTGTTAATATGCGCGCGcggggtatgtgtgtgtttattttgagtGAGTACTTGGGATCCATTGACGCTTACGATTTGCCCCACCATATAAATCTCTCTGaactatttacttatttatttttagccaGAGGGAATAGGAAAACCTCCTCTTCAGCACTCCATTTTAACACAAGTCCTcgcgcgcacacacatacacactgggaATACAGCAATCACTttaatgtttttctgttttgtgaaAATAGTCCAAGTGCACCTGGTGGAGGTGACCTCCCGTACGATATCacacgaattagccaaatttagaaaagtcgtatgaatccttacgatttcgccgtgagagtagCAAACATTTCAACAAAAGCAAAACATCCTCACCAGGCCCTTTGTGTCCACTGTACTGAACATATATGTTTTTGTCAATATCTCCGAGCACACAGGTCACATACATTTGCTTTTAAGACGACATCCTTGGCTTTTCAGTGATACCAAACGTTTGTGGTCTCAAGTAAAGACAAGAGCTTTTAAAGAGTATATAAAAAGAAGAATATAAGGTTTAAATTAGAAGCATACTATTTGTGTAAAGGTATAGAGTTAGGCTATATAAAAGTAATAAGATATAGACATAGGTGAACACGAAATATACAAAAgtacaattaataataatgatggtGCAGTGACGCATTCAAAAGTGTGGCACATAATATTGAGATAATAATAGTAAGAAAATATGTACCATAGTGTCAGTTGGAAGTTTAAACTTTAGGAGCTGCACTTTGGGGCCTTAGTTTCAAAATACTTCTAGGCATTTCACATTTCTTTCAGAAGTTATAGTTTCAATCAATTGTTCAAACAATAACAGCTCGTTATAGGATCACATAACCAAATTCAAAAGAACATTAAACTCCCCAATCACTGATGTGCACATGTAaggggagccagctggtaggtagctgcaGCAGTATGTAAACCtgctcccctggcctcaagaggcgcactagcgactgacgctaggggctgtagcctttagcctcctccaTAGCCCACCACCTGCCTCTCATGCTGGCTGActccggttcgaatcccgctcggagcaggaCACCGGtcctggtgccgtgacccggatgggagtgaggtttatgggggtgagtgtaatgggagccagctggtaggtggctgtgcagtatgtaaacctcactcccttggccTCAAGAGAGGCACAAGAGACTGATGCTAGGAGCTGTAGACTTTAGCCTCGCTGTTAGTGTGCGCACCTCTCATGCTGGAGACTACGCTCAAATTCCACTTGGAGCGGGTCGGCAGGACTGGTTACACACAGCACGGGGGCAGCATGTGTGCaagcccctttcattcacaaatctaaaggtgccattttggtcgtccagaaaaaggggaaacattttaaatattaaattaaaatagttaaataaaacaaagttaaaaTCTCGTCATAatttcacaataacagtaataatgtgttattatgagatttctttgtaattcgcaggcgtattaaagaaaattaagcggaggtgcctttaagagcgtgCTACagcacatcgggggcggatgtcaatcgcaagtgatcctctctaagatactttaaaaaaaataccatggttttactttgaCACgtatggggttatcacagaccatgtctgaaaataaataaataaacaagtgtattaccatggtgctttttgtgagaaatataatagaataggctattatttgagataaaggaaaaatgggaaaaaatatgtacagtatatactgtatatacaagaaaatgattaaatactcaaaatgcaaatacattagttaagtatttataattactattcataccaaaaaaaaaacaacaaaaaaaaatcagtgccctttttttaTCCCTCAGCCCCTgaccctgctaaggtctgtgcacgtgaCTGTCCCAAATTAAGGGtaactttaaataaaacattgtaatTTAACACAAAACTACATAATTAACACTAAACGGACCAGAATTATAACCCCCGATTTCTTATAAATGACAGTAAATAACATTCCTAAACAGTCCACAAACTTCGCACAGACCTACCccattaattattaaatatagcTAGTCCCAAAGCATAATCAGCAACAGCAGGCGTTACAATACCAATACACCATGCGTTATTATAATGATATATTGTGATAACAAAACATAATGGGGCGTTCACACAGAATTTGCTTTGTGTTCTATAACTGATGAACAGAGCGCAACGGAATGGAACAGAATTCAGGGGGTCTCGAGATGTAAAAGTTGAAGTATTTTTGCACGTGAGAGAGTTATGGAAGCCTTGTCGGAGTCGCACAGCTGCTGCGGTCATTCATTAAACGAACCCCCTCTCTCAGCTACACGAATTTATGTTTGAACAGCTAAAGTTACTGTGAAATAACGTTTTCAGAGGACAGCTGAAGCTAATCAGTGGAAGAATTACGCTGTATCGGACTTTATGTTGACTAAAAAATCAGCTAAATTTAACCTCTCGTCACTTGCGATCCATCCCCGTTTGGCGAAGACCCTTCGGAAATAAAGCACCATTTGTGAAATCATGCTGTGATTGCGGTGTTGTGTCGCCACAGGACTTATTGCACCAAATGgtttgtgtcagtgtgtgtgtttgtgtgtgtttgtgtgtgtgtgtgtgtgtgtgtgagagagagagagagagagagagagagtcagtagTATAAACAGGATCTATTTAGAATTACTGCTGACACAAATTAAGGCTGTGATCATGGTCCTGCGGTGTTTAGTGGACACTCACATCTCCATTTGTCTCTGCGCACCCCCATGTTCTTACAGTTGCGTCATTCCGCGTTCATGTACATTTTAGAAAAGAAGAGATATGGTTTTCATTTAGATTGCTTTTAATATTGAAGGTGCACATTCCTCAATTGTTTACTCTGAAAAAAGATGTTAAccttaaaaaatgtgcttcataacatctaaatgaactagtTTGATTCAAGCATAAATAGCTccttaaaaatggaaaattctctaatcatttactcaccctcatgccatcccaggtgtgtatgactgactttcttctgcagaacacaaacgaagattttttttgaagaatatttaagctctgtaggtcctttcaatgcaagtgaatggtggtcagaactttgaaggtccaaaaatcacataaaggcagcataaaagtaatccataagactctagtggtttaatttatgtcttcttaagcgatgcaatcactttgggtgagatcagatcaatatttaaatccttttttacataaatctccactttcgctttctctttcagaatgtggaagtggacatttacagtaaaaaatggatttaaacaggggcggactggccatagggggAACCGGGACTTTTCACGAACgggccgcgactggctgaagaggacCGCAAAACGGCACAGCGATATTCAGAAGGgagccgcgatatgcagaaaaggactaCGACAACCACCaaccccaacaacttttgggccagcgaaacatttcacttgcattttatggatcaacagagctgaaatatttttctaaaaatgttcatttgagttcagcagaagaaagtaagtcaaaaacatctgggatggcatgagggtgaataaatgatgagaacattttcatttcctTTAAGGTAATGAATGCAGGTTACCATTTTTAACAGTAATAAAACTGCTCCAAAAACAGTTTATAACACATTCCGTTGGTATAAATAACAACATTCAACAtggttacaatttaaaaaataacacgCAATATcaaatattctctctctctctctatttctctctcttaaTTTTTGGATTAAATTTCTTTTTCTTAGTGAGTCTGATGGAAATCACAGCACAGACGACGAGAGTAGTAAAGGTCAAGAGTCTTTGTCTCCGTGTCCAATGTCTAACTGCGCAGATGGCACCGTGGTTAATGCTGCTATACCTCTCTGCTCTGGAGCTCTGGAGGCTGGAGTAATCGTCCAGAAGGTTGGAGACTGCAGGAACTCTGTTTCACCACCTTCCGTCATCTTTAATGGTGCCTCTGCCAACACGTCCACCACTGTTTTCCACAACGGCACCCCTTCCTTCCTGTCCTCCACGGGACATGTCCTCTTCAGTGGCATGAACTTAGGACTCCAGCCTCTGGCTTGCAAGTCTGCAGTGGATGTAGAGCTGGATGGTGAAGGACATGATAAAGGGGTAGCTGTGTCATCAAGGGCGACAGTCCCTGCAATGGCATACCCCTCGTTTTACTGCAGTGTGAATGGGTCAGAGGTGGAGGTGAAAGCAGTGACAGTGGGGCAGGATATGTCAGCCCAGGACCGGGCCGCATCCATGAGCTCGGCATTCAGCACTACCACCTCTAATGGATCTCTACAGCTTGATGGTTACAGCTTGGTGACTGTACCAGGAGCACATCCTGATGGCACCGGGACCTCACTGCTTAGCAGTAAGTTGGTACTTCCTCCCTTGCAACTCCCATCGTCTTCTTCCCCCTCAACAATAACACAAGGTGAGTCAGCATCTTCAAACACAATCAAAGAGAACATTTTTCAGAACACAATTCATATATTGattgtatattaataatatatccTTAATTACCacattgattttaatttttttttgtcaggtAGTATACACTTTAAATAGTAACGCCGTTCAGGAAAGTGACAACATAAATTAGTcgagacattacagtaattaatataaacccaaaatggcaaaatgacataatccctacTTTCAATCTAACTAAATTAGCTTATTTTCAGCATAAACCattaattagggcattttatgtttttgattaatattaatgtattAGTATACGAGCCTTTATTAAGCatatataacattaaaaataaagttgaaatgctcactatttggcaagtattgcatggaggtcacctttttattcatgttgttataactgcatattgatgctttataatgcatttgtaaatgacttattagttatTAGTAATCACCTTCATAAACCCTTAAGAAAGGgaatagctcagtggtaaaaacactggctaccacccctagagttcgtTAGTTCTTTAGTTCGAATCCcacggcgtgctgagtgactccagccaggtaccAAGAAAAagatctctaataatatttgcaatttaaatcttgcttgcaataaattttgtttcgtgagggtacacggttacttttcaaaacgtgatccaacactgaatgctcaagcagcctaatttacaattAGAAGACTCCTGATATTGctacaacaatgaaaaaaacacttaccaattttcttgaagtgaaaatcagccctcatttcctgtttaattaatcaatcgcacgatcatgcagaacaactcaggtttttaaatccataaggatctctttctcaacagcaataacAGCAGTCATGGCatccgactcgtcagcaagatctcgtgctcttcgctttcaaattatgtacatcacttaaagctaGAGGGCCTGGActaggacatatcctaaagaccacgcctaccaagaacaaataaatcagtctgattggctgattaatctgacagtctgactttagatgcctattcactgcggtgttgagggattctgtggaaattctgaaggcataacggggtggagctcagacttacgcgatgcttcggctaaggagcatgtgatttgtgaaacagttatcacactttgcttgttagcatcaaggaataaattctaactggataaactttttgttttttgctattcgtttgtagatgaattacaAGTGGAAGCCATTGAAAATACattggcaaaaaggtcaatgagaataaaaggatgaaaatgtaattatttattaggcatgttacgtcagcagagaaggctttgctggccctgagaaatcgccactgattGATGTACAGTGTTACCCTAATGTTTAAGGGTTATAACTTGTTTAaaacatgtcttcagaagcgatatgataggtgtgggtgaaaaacagattaatatttaagtacctttttactataaattctcctccctgcccagtaggtggcgatatgcacgatgaatgtgaattgccaaaaacaaaagaagaatgtgaaagtggagattgataggaaAAAGAAGAACTGTGATCAATGATATATAATccatttttaaattacttattagtcatcAATGATCACCTTTAtgaacccttaacaaagggaacatcaaTGTACAGTGTTAACCTAATTTTTAAGGGTTACATCAGGAAGAAACATCTCCTCAAGGTAGCAATTGCATACTACCAATTTTTAAGTACATTGTAAAATCTCAATATTCATTCTGAatggtggatttttttttatgttgtttagtgtGTTTTTATGCAACAAAAAGCATTTGAGAGCTTGATCTTCTCTCTCATATGGTTTTTTAGGTGCTGTATCATTGAGTAGTGTCGGTGGCAACACTACTTTTACCTCTCTGTGCCACCTCCAAGTGGAGGAGCAGGACAAGCTCCGGCTGACCACTCTGGAGCCTAGCACAGTGCTCTACAGCCTGGGTACCTCTGTCAAGAAGGAACCTCTGGAGAGTGCTGATGGATATCTTTACCACCATGCACTTCATCTGGAGCAGGCTGGCCACCTAGGTTACGCAGACACCCCTGACCCAACCCACAGATCCCCCACCTCACTTAACACTACCATGACAACGACCCAGCAAGAGTACACCACTCTCACAGTGAGTTCACCCTTATTCACCCAAACGGACCTAACTGGTGAGTTCAGAGGTCATGATGCCCAGGTGGCCTCGGACCTAAGTGGTGACTTCCTGTGTGCGGTTTCAGAGGTGGGGGAGGTTACAGGCGAGATGGTGAGAGAAATGGAGGAAAAAGAGGAAAAGCAACTGACTAAACTAAAAACAGTCCATATAGAGGAAGAGATGGCTGACCTTTGAACTTGCTGGataatatttttgattttttttttcttcccaatttggaatgctcaaatcccaatgtgctctaagtcctcgtggtggcatagtgactcgcctcaatccgggtggcagaggacgaatctcagttgcctccgcatctgagaccgtcaatccgcgcatcttatcacgtggcttgttgagtgcgttaccgtggagacatagtgcgtgtggaggcttcacgctattctccgcggcatccacgcacaactcaccacgtgcctcaccgacagcgagaaccacattttagtgaccactaggaggttaccccatgtgactctaccctccctagcaaccgggccagtttgtttgcttaggagacctggctggagacactcagcacgccctggattcgaacttgcgactacaggggtggtagtcagcgtctttacttgctgagctacccaggccccaatatttttgattattgagtttgtttgttttttaggttTTGAGCCtctgaatgttttgtttttattgtaagtattaatttatttttggtgaatCTGTCCTCCACTTGGCTTGATAGTGCACTCCAGTTTGGTTTGGATAATTATGCAAAGTCATATTCATAGATTTTAAGTGTTTATTTGTTTGAACTTTttctcatttctctctctttctttcagtaGTCAAGTATAATACAATAATACCTTTCTATATTTCTTCAATATCTCCAACTCTCTTTTCACTttctttcaaatgtgtttacaaCTTTCAAGCTCCAGATACTAATTCTAGCATCAAAGTCAGACAGTCTATGCCTCTTTCTCTGTGGGGAGTGTGGACGCATGTGTATTTTATGGGAGACACCTGCTAGTTTCTGCCAAGAATAGTTGAGTTTAGCAGACAGGTGGACATCTGGTCATGTGACATCCATGTTCTACAGTCCTGCAGGGTCATCTGGGTCGAACCATAAAGGTCACCCTCCCCAACGCACACCCTCATGCACAGACACACTTGATTTCCATgcagattaaaatatttaacgaATCTGTGTTAGTCATAACATTGGCTGCAGCATTAAACTACATTAATGATATGCAAATTATATGCATATTAGGA
It contains:
- the LOC127412402 gene encoding homeobox protein SIX4-like, which codes for MSVSSSEVTVASDIKKENVKYTEPLESSKGSMEHVRLLTLDTPVAAGMLVRQQQQTSPPERKMHIMDSLSTHSSPTATSLAFSPEQVACVCEALQQGGNVDRLARFLWSLPQSDLLRGNESILRAQALVAFHQARYQELYSILESHSFSPSCHSALQDLWYKARYTEAEKARGRPLGAVDKYRLRRKYPLPRTIWDGEETVYCFKERSRNALKDLYKQNRYPSPAEKRNLAKITGLSLTQVSNWFKNRRQRDRNPSEAQSKSESDGNHSTDDESSKGQESLSPCPMSNCADGTVVNAAIPLCSGALEAGVIVQKVGDCRNSVSPPSVIFNGASANTSTTVFHNGTPSFLSSTGHVLFSGMNLGLQPLACKSAVDVELDGEGHDKGVAVSSRATVPAMAYPSFYCSVNGSEVEVKAVTVGQDMSAQDRAASMSSAFSTTTSNGSLQLDGYSLVTVPGAHPDGTGTSLLSSKLVLPPLQLPSSSSPSTITQGAVSLSSVGGNTTFTSLCHLQVEEQDKLRLTTLEPSTVLYSLGTSVKKEPLESADGYLYHHALHLEQAGHLGYADTPDPTHRSPTSLNTTMTTTQQEYTTLTVSSPLFTQTDLTGEFRGHDAQVASDLSGDFLCAVSEVGEVTGEMVREMEEKEEKQLTKLKTVHIEEEMADL